Proteins encoded together in one Planctomyces sp. SH-PL14 window:
- the cas1 gene encoding type II CRISPR-associated endonuclease Cas1 produces MSHPANSDLKVLRSHSRHRRSTSPSPGRADAEPYSRNCRISRAPPRRTATARRSASGREAHSIPLDDLAVVIVAHPQVSYTQAVLTELVAHGGTLVTCDRARMPVGLLLPLDAHSTQTERFREQFSLPLPRAKRLWQQIVRGKIAMQAGLLTETHETDAGLAALLPLVRSGDPTNVEGRAARRYWTALFGSDFRRDRDAADHNRLLNYGYAVLRAATARAICAAGLHPSVGLHHHNKYNSWCLADDVMEPYRPFVDRAVVQVASGRESLAELDRDIRQQLLGSLTRHVRIHQQIRTLFDALTLTAQSLAQAIQEAGAQLKLPEGFADAPE; encoded by the coding sequence TTGAGTCACCCAGCAAACTCAGACTTGAAGGTATTGCGGAGCCATAGCCGACATCGGAGGTCCACATCGCCATCCCCGGGCCGGGCCGATGCGGAACCGTATTCTCGAAATTGCCGAATCTCCCGCGCGCCTCCGCGTCGAACGGCAACAGCTCGTCGTTCAGCTTCAGGAAGGGAAGCTCACAGCATCCCGCTCGACGACCTCGCCGTTGTCATCGTCGCTCATCCGCAGGTCAGCTACACCCAAGCGGTCCTCACCGAGCTCGTTGCTCACGGCGGAACCCTCGTGACCTGCGACCGCGCCCGCATGCCGGTGGGACTGCTCCTTCCGCTCGACGCCCACTCCACTCAAACGGAACGGTTCCGCGAACAGTTTTCGCTGCCGCTCCCTCGCGCCAAGCGACTCTGGCAGCAGATCGTCCGCGGCAAGATCGCAATGCAGGCGGGCCTCCTGACGGAGACCCATGAGACCGATGCCGGGCTCGCCGCCCTGCTTCCGCTCGTCCGCTCCGGCGACCCGACCAACGTCGAAGGCCGGGCGGCAAGACGCTACTGGACTGCCCTGTTCGGCAGCGACTTCCGCCGTGACCGCGACGCCGCCGACCACAACCGCCTTTTGAACTACGGGTACGCCGTCCTTCGCGCCGCCACAGCCCGCGCGATCTGCGCCGCCGGCCTGCATCCATCGGTCGGACTGCATCACCACAATAAGTACAACAGCTGGTGTCTGGCGGACGACGTCATGGAGCCGTATCGCCCGTTCGTCGACCGGGCCGTCGTTCAGGTCGCATCGGGACGAGAGTCGCTGGCGGAGTTGGACCGCGACATCCGCCAGCAACTCCTCGGTAGCCTGACCCGCCACGTCCGCATCCACCAGCAGATCCGCACACTTTTCGACGCGCTCACTCTCACGGCCCAGTCGCTCGCCCAGGCGATCCAGGAGGCCGGTGCCCAACTCAAGCTTCCGGAGGGTTTCGCGGATGCCCCGGAGTGA
- the cas9 gene encoding type II CRISPR RNA-guided endonuclease Cas9 (Cas9, originally named Csn1, is the large, multifunctional signature protein of type II CRISPR/Cas systems. It is well known even to general audiences because its RNA-guided endonuclease activity has made it a popular tool for custom editing of eukaryotic genomes.) gives MRYRLGLDLGVSSLGWAVIQLSKGNTPKPVKLVATGVRIFEAGVEGDVEQGKDSSRGAERRNARQPRRQHWRKQHRKRNLFVWLQQIGLLPKTVPYPPESMDGKRGALSDVRDQEIKALDAQLGKKHLPQEFEHGDRDALIAYQKLPYILRAKGADGETLDPFELGRALYHLVQRRGFASNRKGKRDADEEGKVAGGIKATNEARGDRTLAQYVRDSFTLRQGRFGFENDAGHFGVENEQDKSGQVVKRYTAREMYRDEFRAIRAAQAPLHPRIPESDWDRIQRILFFQRPLKSHSRLIGRCSLEPDRRRCTIAIPLFQEFRVLQAVNHLQAVIPGQGKRCLADEERQIVLGALQNQGEMALSKVRTLLKLPKGTTFTQQGFGEEEDQKLIGHRTNAKLAPIFGGEQWEGLSDDERERVALEVLHYRKPQALQRRAKAKWNLSDEQAKRLADASLEEGYGSLSRQALEKLLPLMRNGAPYATARLAAYPASLQAGTAHDKLPPVHHWNRDIRNPAVIRALTELRKVVNALIDNYGKPEQVFIELARELKNSRDRRKQLWKDNEDNRKRRERAADEIVAQLKNIPRPSRADIEKWMLAVECDWTCPYTGQRIDAQSLLGPHPKFDVEHIFPRRYLDDSFGNKTLCFVDFNRHQKKDRLPIDCLSPDEYEKTLQRVRAFKGPHAERKLERFEMPAVPEGFVTRHLNDTRYNSRLAAQYLGTLFGGRNDQEQTQRIVTPTGGLTWMLRRGWHLDRVLSENDEKNREDHRHHAIDALIVALSSQDRIQKLASLAEEGARPGGRFNAFLDGLEQPWDSFLDEARQCIGSLYVSHRPTRTLAGPLHAETNYSKPFQVGDGKKAKPEFRIRKSLDRLTEKEIVGEQIVDARVRLAVQQKYQELCAAAVNKSDKVPAKFWADKNGKPENFPMLRKENGSGPGSPIFKVRLRTDSKPRTVGQGATQRQIASGKDSNYASMVYTVLNEEGQELYWAHEVITRLDAHLTLNANRKTPGEKVLIPKTTEQLQFAWKLKPGQTVKFLFSLTKNDSLLLTGPDGKDALYRVQKLSDNELQLCEHTQLTIANPDRTTWNRLQSIDSLRKRSTRKVRVSPVGEITSH, from the coding sequence ATGCGCTACCGACTCGGACTCGACCTCGGTGTGAGCTCGCTCGGTTGGGCGGTCATCCAGCTCTCGAAGGGGAACACCCCAAAGCCGGTCAAGCTGGTCGCAACGGGCGTTCGGATCTTCGAAGCCGGAGTTGAGGGGGACGTCGAACAAGGCAAAGACAGCTCGCGAGGAGCAGAACGCCGTAACGCGCGCCAGCCCAGGCGTCAGCACTGGCGGAAGCAGCATCGCAAGCGAAACCTTTTCGTCTGGCTTCAGCAGATCGGGCTGCTGCCCAAGACCGTCCCCTACCCTCCGGAGTCGATGGATGGCAAACGGGGCGCGCTGTCGGACGTCCGCGACCAGGAGATCAAGGCCCTCGATGCGCAGCTCGGAAAGAAGCATCTCCCACAAGAGTTCGAACATGGCGACCGGGACGCCCTGATCGCCTATCAGAAGCTCCCGTACATTCTGCGAGCGAAGGGGGCCGACGGAGAGACGCTCGATCCGTTCGAGCTCGGTCGGGCGCTCTATCATCTGGTTCAGCGTCGAGGTTTTGCCAGCAACCGTAAAGGAAAACGAGACGCGGACGAAGAGGGCAAGGTTGCCGGCGGGATCAAGGCGACCAACGAGGCCCGCGGTGACCGGACTCTAGCCCAGTACGTTCGCGACTCGTTCACGCTCCGCCAGGGCCGGTTCGGATTCGAGAACGATGCCGGTCACTTCGGAGTCGAGAACGAACAGGACAAAAGCGGTCAGGTCGTCAAACGGTACACCGCTCGCGAAATGTACCGGGACGAGTTCAGGGCCATTCGCGCGGCCCAAGCCCCTCTCCATCCGCGGATCCCGGAATCCGACTGGGACCGCATTCAACGGATCCTCTTCTTCCAGCGTCCGCTCAAATCACACAGCCGGCTCATCGGCCGCTGCTCGCTCGAACCGGATCGTCGCCGCTGCACGATCGCCATCCCGCTGTTCCAGGAGTTCCGCGTTCTTCAGGCGGTCAACCATTTGCAAGCGGTCATTCCGGGCCAGGGGAAACGCTGCCTGGCCGACGAGGAGCGCCAGATCGTCCTCGGTGCTCTGCAGAACCAAGGCGAGATGGCCCTGTCGAAAGTCCGCACGCTCTTGAAGCTGCCCAAAGGGACGACGTTCACGCAGCAGGGCTTCGGTGAGGAAGAGGACCAGAAGCTCATTGGCCACCGCACCAACGCCAAGCTCGCTCCGATCTTCGGCGGGGAGCAATGGGAAGGGCTTTCGGATGACGAACGGGAGCGAGTTGCCCTCGAAGTCCTGCACTATCGCAAGCCCCAGGCGCTCCAGCGGCGAGCGAAAGCCAAGTGGAATCTCTCCGACGAGCAAGCGAAGAGGCTGGCCGACGCGTCGCTGGAGGAGGGCTACGGCAGCCTATCGCGGCAGGCCCTCGAAAAACTTCTGCCGCTGATGCGAAATGGCGCGCCCTATGCCACCGCCCGTCTGGCGGCCTATCCCGCCTCGCTCCAAGCGGGCACGGCTCATGACAAGCTCCCGCCGGTCCATCACTGGAACCGGGACATCCGCAATCCGGCCGTCATTCGCGCCCTGACCGAGCTGCGAAAAGTCGTCAACGCTCTGATCGACAACTACGGCAAGCCCGAGCAGGTGTTCATCGAGCTCGCCCGCGAGCTCAAGAACTCGCGCGATCGCCGCAAGCAGCTCTGGAAGGACAACGAAGACAACCGCAAGCGCCGCGAGCGGGCCGCCGACGAGATCGTCGCTCAGCTCAAGAACATCCCCCGCCCCTCCCGCGCCGATATCGAGAAATGGATGCTCGCCGTCGAGTGCGACTGGACCTGCCCCTACACTGGCCAGCGGATTGACGCCCAGTCGCTCCTGGGGCCGCATCCCAAGTTCGACGTCGAGCACATCTTCCCCCGCCGGTATCTCGACGATTCCTTCGGCAACAAGACGCTGTGCTTTGTCGACTTCAACCGCCATCAGAAGAAGGACCGTCTCCCGATCGACTGTCTGAGCCCGGACGAGTACGAGAAGACGCTCCAGCGCGTTCGGGCGTTCAAAGGCCCGCACGCCGAACGGAAGCTCGAGCGCTTCGAGATGCCCGCCGTCCCCGAAGGGTTCGTGACGCGGCATCTCAACGACACGCGGTACAACTCGCGTCTGGCGGCGCAGTATCTCGGCACGCTCTTTGGCGGCCGAAACGACCAGGAGCAGACGCAGCGGATCGTCACGCCGACCGGTGGCCTGACCTGGATGCTCCGCCGCGGCTGGCATCTCGACCGGGTGCTCAGCGAAAACGACGAGAAGAACCGTGAGGACCACCGTCACCACGCCATCGACGCCCTGATCGTCGCCCTCTCATCGCAGGACCGCATCCAGAAGCTCGCAAGTCTGGCGGAAGAAGGGGCCCGTCCCGGCGGACGCTTCAACGCCTTCCTCGATGGCCTCGAGCAGCCGTGGGACTCGTTCCTCGACGAAGCCCGTCAGTGCATCGGCAGCCTGTACGTCTCGCACCGTCCGACCCGCACCCTCGCCGGTCCGCTCCACGCGGAGACAAACTATTCGAAGCCATTCCAGGTCGGGGATGGCAAGAAGGCGAAGCCGGAGTTCCGCATCCGCAAGTCGCTCGACCGGCTGACCGAAAAGGAGATCGTTGGCGAACAGATCGTCGACGCCCGCGTCCGCCTCGCGGTCCAGCAGAAGTACCAGGAGCTCTGTGCCGCCGCCGTCAACAAGAGCGACAAAGTGCCGGCCAAGTTCTGGGCCGACAAGAACGGCAAGCCCGAGAATTTCCCGATGCTGAGGAAGGAGAACGGCAGCGGCCCCGGCAGCCCGATCTTCAAGGTCCGCCTCCGCACCGACAGCAAGCCCCGAACGGTTGGCCAGGGGGCCACCCAGCGTCAGATCGCCAGCGGGAAGGACTCGAACTACGCCTCAATGGTCTACACAGTTCTTAATGAGGAGGGCCAGGAGCTCTACTGGGCCCACGAAGTCATCACGCGGCTCGACGCGCACCTGACGCTCAATGCGAACCGGAAGACTCCGGGGGAGAAGGTCCTGATCCCCAAGACGACCGAGCAGCTTCAGTTCGCCTGGAAACTGAAGCCCGGCCAGACAGTGAAGTTCCTGTTCTCCCTGACGAAGAACGACAGCCTGTTGCTGACCGGTCCTGACGGCAAGGATGCCCTCTACAGGGTTCAGAAACTTTCCGATAACGAACTTCAGCTGTGCGAACACACGCAGCTCACCATTGCCAATCCCGATCGCACCACATGGAACCGACTGCAGAGCATCGACTCTCTCAGAAAACGCAGCACCAGAAAAGTGCGAGTCTCCCCAGTTGGGGAGATAACTTCTCACTGA
- a CDS encoding AAA family ATPase, protein MFDQRVLEQVRTCLGEVADSREIPSAEQLDAYFATFRDRFGPQQLGSLDGDALLERMHGRSDAHGSLMYWLEFKDDAEFPGIFGGIGGGSALKFGIFQRKENGEWVTGSAQKQTVLSRADAIAYVRRQRDQLLACVQLMDSLPVDSPLSSYLELQRSINEAAPDVAQLGWTHKYLSLLFTTKIDDIHSVEHQQFHLHRLLMTPPEEKGRYVCTWHFVQLMRELQTSMFQTTAALYRRNGSPFRYWRIGSSEGSEPRSRWEMMRDENVVAVGWGKLGDLSGFRSGSGGGEQLKPLLAAAYEKGAPQIGNEAGQLWMFISKMAPRDIVAVMDGATVLGIARVEGDYFHAEGQPFPNRRKATWQSLDEWKMTDPAGLRRSVTSLDKYSKTIVELERKLLAGGGTVAPIPPPLPELTGTRARIQSTLERKGQVILYGPPGTGKTHWAESTARELAARDAFGMTYEDLTPEQRREVDGEGEQSGLVRFCCFHPAYGYEDFIEGLQPRGSDGPLGFVVKPGIFRRLCEEAAQAPKRMFYLIVDEINRGDIPRIFGELLLLLEKSRRGLQVLLPMSRSAFSVPPNVRLIGTMNTADRSIALLDTALRRRFGFVELMPAYDTLRDTVIEGIPLAPWLQELNARICRHIGRDARNLQIGHSYLLEGGKPINTFTRLSRIVQDDIIPLLEEYCYEDFEVLQNILQAGLVDVEKQQVRHEVFDAERKADLIHALLAFCPDVVASKEALEADETESSEVDDNDGEPQ, encoded by the coding sequence ATGTTTGATCAACGGGTCTTGGAGCAGGTCCGTACATGCCTCGGCGAGGTAGCCGACTCCCGCGAGATTCCTTCGGCGGAGCAACTGGACGCGTACTTCGCCACCTTTCGGGATCGCTTCGGCCCGCAGCAACTGGGCTCGCTCGATGGCGATGCGCTTCTGGAGCGGATGCACGGGCGATCCGATGCGCATGGCTCCCTGATGTACTGGCTGGAGTTCAAGGACGACGCCGAGTTTCCCGGTATCTTCGGAGGGATCGGGGGCGGAAGCGCTCTCAAGTTCGGCATCTTCCAGCGCAAGGAGAACGGCGAGTGGGTCACAGGATCGGCACAGAAGCAGACTGTGCTTTCACGAGCTGACGCAATTGCCTATGTCCGTCGGCAGCGCGACCAGTTGCTGGCGTGCGTGCAGCTGATGGACTCGCTTCCTGTCGACTCCCCGCTCTCCTCGTATCTCGAGTTGCAGCGATCAATCAACGAGGCGGCTCCAGACGTCGCTCAGTTGGGGTGGACGCACAAATACTTGAGTCTCCTATTTACAACAAAGATCGACGATATCCACAGCGTCGAACACCAGCAATTTCACTTGCACCGACTGCTGATGACGCCCCCGGAGGAGAAAGGCCGATACGTCTGCACCTGGCACTTTGTGCAATTGATGCGGGAGCTCCAGACTTCGATGTTTCAGACGACGGCCGCCCTATATCGCCGGAACGGCTCTCCCTTCCGATATTGGCGGATTGGATCAAGCGAGGGCAGCGAGCCACGCAGCCGCTGGGAGATGATGCGTGACGAGAATGTTGTCGCGGTGGGCTGGGGCAAGCTTGGGGATCTCTCCGGATTCCGCAGCGGATCCGGCGGAGGCGAGCAGCTGAAACCCCTCCTTGCAGCCGCGTATGAGAAGGGGGCCCCTCAGATCGGCAACGAAGCCGGGCAGCTGTGGATGTTCATCAGCAAAATGGCCCCCCGGGACATTGTTGCGGTAATGGATGGTGCGACTGTGCTGGGAATCGCCCGCGTTGAGGGAGACTACTTTCATGCTGAAGGGCAACCATTCCCCAACCGCCGTAAGGCAACCTGGCAGAGTCTCGACGAGTGGAAGATGACGGATCCGGCGGGTCTGCGCCGTTCCGTAACTTCACTGGACAAATATTCGAAGACGATCGTCGAATTGGAGCGAAAGCTCCTCGCTGGAGGTGGAACAGTTGCCCCCATCCCGCCGCCGCTTCCCGAGTTGACTGGGACTCGGGCGCGGATTCAGTCGACTCTCGAGCGCAAAGGGCAAGTCATTCTGTACGGGCCTCCGGGGACCGGAAAGACGCATTGGGCGGAGTCAACTGCGCGAGAGCTAGCGGCCCGCGACGCGTTTGGAATGACGTACGAGGACCTGACTCCGGAACAGCGGCGCGAGGTCGATGGAGAGGGGGAGCAGTCCGGACTCGTCCGCTTCTGTTGTTTCCACCCTGCATACGGCTATGAAGACTTCATCGAGGGGTTGCAGCCCCGCGGCTCGGATGGACCGCTCGGGTTTGTGGTGAAGCCGGGTATCTTTCGTCGGCTGTGCGAAGAGGCGGCGCAGGCTCCCAAGCGGATGTTTTATCTCATCGTCGACGAGATTAACCGCGGAGACATTCCGAGGATATTCGGAGAGTTACTGCTGCTCTTAGAGAAGAGCCGGAGGGGGTTGCAGGTCTTGCTGCCAATGTCACGTTCGGCCTTCTCGGTTCCTCCGAATGTCCGATTGATTGGAACGATGAACACGGCCGACCGCTCGATCGCGTTGCTGGACACTGCCCTGCGGCGGCGGTTCGGATTCGTGGAATTGATGCCGGCCTATGACACACTGCGCGACACTGTCATTGAGGGGATCCCGCTCGCGCCTTGGTTGCAAGAATTGAACGCGCGCATCTGCAGGCACATCGGCCGCGACGCCCGCAATCTTCAGATCGGCCATTCCTACCTCCTCGAAGGCGGGAAGCCCATTAACACATTCACCAGGCTCTCTCGGATCGTTCAAGACGACATCATCCCTCTGCTTGAGGAGTACTGTTACGAGGATTTTGAAGTGCTCCAGAACATCCTGCAGGCAGGTTTGGTCGATGTAGAGAAGCAGCAGGTTCGGCACGAAGTGTTTGACGCTGAGCGGAAGGCCGATCTGATCCACGCCCTTCTGGCGTTCTGCCCGGACGTTGTGGCGTCGAAGGAGGCACTCGAAGCCGACGAGACCGAATCGTCGGAAGTCGACGACAACGACGGAGAGCCGCAGTGA
- a CDS encoding McrC family protein, with product MAARSIAALHVGPMLEVDELREGTRIRSFAFVGRVSFGSVEVTIDPKIPRTPLMALLRYACGGTRMARLMSTPFSTEDDSFQDLLVEQLAREAENLLKSGLIRCYSRQTEWLSSPRGRIDLATYARAAQTSAKLHCTHFPRLADWAPNQLLRAGLKLAASLATSVELRSKMRRLMSMMGDAVTLVPLNRPLMEEWERGRSRQTRAYETAVELIRLLAHGAGLSLSEENETIRINGFLFDMNRFFQTILSRFLQEHLAGYEVEFEHRLKGMMSYVREKNPRNRQSPTPRPDLAILRRGRVVRLLDAKYRDLWNSPLPTHMLYQLAVYAIGGGADGTAAILYPTTDPQARDAAIAIRDPVRDTPMGQVVLRPINLIVLSNLVRGSNSRACQQEAMRWAGVEW from the coding sequence TTGGCAGCCCGCTCTATTGCCGCCCTGCATGTCGGCCCGATGCTTGAAGTCGACGAGCTTCGGGAGGGGACCCGAATTCGATCGTTCGCATTCGTCGGCCGGGTGTCGTTCGGAAGCGTCGAAGTGACCATCGACCCGAAGATCCCCCGGACGCCACTGATGGCCCTGTTGCGATATGCCTGCGGCGGGACGCGGATGGCCCGACTCATGTCGACGCCCTTCTCCACCGAGGACGATTCGTTTCAGGACCTTCTCGTGGAGCAACTTGCTCGCGAAGCAGAGAACTTGCTCAAGAGCGGCCTCATTCGCTGTTACTCTCGACAGACCGAATGGCTGTCGAGTCCCCGCGGCCGGATTGATCTGGCGACGTATGCTCGGGCCGCGCAGACATCTGCAAAGCTACATTGCACGCACTTCCCACGCTTGGCGGACTGGGCTCCGAATCAACTGCTGCGGGCGGGACTGAAACTGGCAGCATCGCTTGCGACAAGCGTGGAACTGCGGAGCAAGATGCGGCGTCTCATGAGCATGATGGGCGATGCCGTGACGCTCGTTCCCCTGAATCGGCCCCTCATGGAGGAATGGGAACGGGGTCGAAGCCGTCAAACACGCGCATACGAGACGGCCGTCGAACTGATCCGATTGTTGGCCCATGGAGCAGGACTCTCCCTCTCGGAAGAGAACGAAACCATTCGGATCAACGGCTTCCTCTTTGACATGAATCGGTTCTTTCAGACCATTCTGTCGAGATTTCTGCAGGAGCACTTGGCCGGGTACGAGGTCGAGTTCGAACACCGGCTGAAGGGGATGATGTCCTATGTCCGGGAGAAGAATCCCCGCAACCGACAAAGCCCAACGCCTCGTCCCGATCTCGCCATCCTACGCCGAGGGCGTGTAGTCCGTTTGCTGGATGCCAAGTATCGAGACCTCTGGAACAGTCCCCTTCCGACCCACATGCTCTACCAGCTTGCGGTCTACGCGATTGGGGGTGGAGCAGACGGGACAGCAGCAATCCTTTACCCCACGACAGATCCGCAAGCGCGTGATGCTGCGATCGCGATTCGTGATCCGGTGCGAGACACTCCGATGGGACAAGTCGTTCTGCGCCCAATCAACCTCATTGTTCTCTCGAATTTAGTTCGAGGTTCGAACTCTCGCGCTTGTCAGCAAGAGGCGATGCGATGGGCCGGAGTGGAATGGTGA
- a CDS encoding recombinase family protein, translating into MSKKLSRPAAGRALFYSRDSGGQHEMTPGKYVEWAAAKARALGLKFNGTPEVIRSLIERGQCRRGDVFFDNCVSGNVLKRDGLDSLFAEIERDAGISHVFIPRRDRLARPDRPAEGVELEHRLRTAGITLVFQERSLPPLKRGVRENIGDQITALVEYDASGKFRDDHSERMIWAKLALAQKGHSTGGRPPFGYRRFLVDEAGNEVRQLVDGEKVRQAGHHVEWRPGPPEEIGLILRIASMLETMPALRVAKVLTAEGIPAPDAGRTRHDNGIPHQVRGVWHQTTITNIARNPLSRAIVIFGRRAMGDRRRMTPSGPRPVEEEDRRADGQPKVCQVPVEERISAPAAFEPLFPKEQADRLDAILDKRAGSQRGKPRSRDPEKNPLGARIFDMACRWPMYRAADGDRYFYRCGLYQQSDGAECRHNRIPGAQAAQVGLAAIRQQFLDPEARSALKAKLEAKLASLAAVEPSHVLELRKVTSDLASAEEKLAVIERNMAEATNAKQLAAMQRVFDERSAELERLREKKDALSAMSVAPRDHELAVQRAMDLLNNLPDLIEQAENQGAVKRLFDLVDLRMYLSFEQVKKTKRTLNQLAGGIITIGSAPAPIQPYSGPTTRGSIEKASEMVSEAVPSVDEEESLRNVSRGDRI; encoded by the coding sequence TTGTCGAAAAAGCTCAGCAGACCAGCTGCTGGCCGAGCGCTGTTCTACTCACGGGACAGCGGCGGCCAGCATGAGATGACCCCCGGCAAGTATGTCGAGTGGGCTGCGGCCAAGGCGCGCGCCTTGGGTTTGAAGTTCAACGGAACCCCCGAAGTGATCCGATCCCTCATCGAGCGAGGGCAGTGCCGCCGGGGCGACGTTTTCTTTGACAACTGTGTCTCGGGAAACGTCCTCAAGCGCGATGGCCTTGATTCCCTGTTCGCGGAGATTGAGCGTGACGCGGGGATCTCTCATGTCTTCATTCCCCGCCGCGATCGCTTGGCCCGACCGGATCGTCCAGCCGAAGGAGTCGAACTCGAACATCGACTGCGGACGGCTGGAATCACGTTGGTCTTCCAAGAGCGTAGTCTGCCTCCGCTCAAGCGGGGAGTCCGCGAGAATATCGGCGATCAGATCACGGCCCTGGTCGAGTACGACGCGAGCGGGAAGTTTCGAGACGATCACTCGGAACGGATGATCTGGGCCAAGCTTGCCCTGGCCCAGAAGGGGCATTCGACCGGCGGCCGCCCCCCGTTCGGCTACCGCCGCTTCTTGGTTGACGAAGCGGGCAACGAGGTACGGCAGCTTGTAGACGGCGAGAAGGTGCGACAGGCAGGACACCATGTGGAATGGCGGCCAGGCCCCCCGGAGGAGATCGGCCTGATTCTTCGCATCGCCAGCATGTTGGAGACGATGCCGGCGCTGCGGGTCGCAAAGGTTCTGACCGCGGAGGGGATTCCAGCGCCGGATGCGGGGCGGACGCGGCATGACAACGGAATCCCGCACCAAGTCAGAGGCGTTTGGCACCAGACAACGATTACCAACATCGCCAGGAATCCGCTCTCCCGAGCGATTGTGATATTTGGTCGCCGGGCCATGGGCGACCGTCGGCGGATGACGCCGAGCGGACCGCGGCCGGTTGAAGAGGAAGACCGGCGCGCGGACGGCCAGCCCAAAGTCTGCCAGGTTCCCGTGGAGGAGCGGATCAGCGCTCCGGCCGCCTTTGAACCGTTGTTTCCGAAGGAGCAGGCAGATCGCTTGGACGCGATTCTGGATAAGCGGGCCGGAAGCCAGCGCGGCAAGCCGCGCTCGCGCGATCCGGAGAAGAATCCGCTCGGGGCCCGGATCTTCGATATGGCATGCCGCTGGCCGATGTACCGGGCGGCTGATGGCGACCGGTACTTCTACCGGTGTGGTCTGTATCAGCAGTCTGACGGAGCTGAATGTCGCCACAATCGGATTCCGGGGGCCCAGGCCGCCCAGGTCGGGCTCGCAGCAATCCGGCAGCAGTTTCTGGATCCGGAGGCGAGAAGCGCGCTCAAGGCAAAACTGGAAGCCAAACTCGCTTCGCTGGCTGCTGTCGAGCCTTCGCATGTCCTCGAATTGCGGAAGGTGACGTCGGACCTGGCGTCCGCCGAGGAGAAACTCGCGGTCATCGAACGCAACATGGCAGAGGCGACCAACGCCAAGCAGCTTGCGGCAATGCAGCGGGTGTTCGACGAGCGCAGTGCCGAGCTTGAGCGTCTCAGAGAGAAGAAGGATGCTCTGTCGGCGATGTCAGTGGCGCCGCGCGATCACGAACTCGCCGTGCAACGCGCAATGGATCTCCTGAACAACCTTCCGGATTTGATTGAGCAGGCCGAGAACCAGGGGGCCGTCAAGCGGCTGTTCGATCTGGTTGATCTTCGGATGTACCTGTCGTTCGAACAGGTCAAAAAGACGAAGCGGACTCTCAATCAGCTGGCAGGCGGGATCATCACGATCGGATCCGCACCGGCACCGATCCAACCGTACAGTGGTCCGACAACCCGCGGATCCATTGAAAAAGCCTCGGAGATGGTCTCCGAGGCTGTTCCCTCTGTCGATGAGGAAGAGTCGTTACGAAATGTAAGTCGGGGTGACAGGATTTGA